In a single window of the Rhopalosiphum padi isolate XX-2018 chromosome 1, ASM2088224v1, whole genome shotgun sequence genome:
- the LOC132916997 gene encoding rho GTPase-activating protein 26 isoform X3 — protein sequence MVIGLQPLEFSDCITDSPHFRQKLHDHEKELQKTNQQIKRLIKELKDLLNAAKNLSRAQRMVSSSLQQFDFECIGTTQTDDELVITRSLAEFGRLISSIEDERDRMLARAYDQFIIPLENFRKEHIGGVKEGKKKFEKQTTKFCQSQERYLNLSTKKQDSVLQEADATLEMEQRHFCQASLEYVFLLQEVQERKKFEFVETMLGFMFSWLTFYHQGHEVNEDFKPYMRELQFRIQKTRDNFNETRDKTESLMRKMLEMRQSKSLETNINNQKVTREGYLFLLERKLPGFKNTGQATKWLQNKSLGDALSTTTWTKHYCIYRRETKEFEMITFNQMIGKFNTSEKMIISSCIRRMSDSIDKRFCFDLTSDDRPGVIYTFQALSEEDRKLWMDVMDGKEPEYGVPSAPTLNNDNNIFLDDAGFNFVTKCIQTVESRGLDEQGLYRVGGVSSKITKLLAMGLDRRKTTNGLNSLSFLDDCIEWETKTITSALKLYLRNLPEPLMTFKYHNAFISAAKQEIRLRRINDVHILLHKIPKQNFNMLELLVKHLCNVVTHSEQNLMTVSNIAVCFGPTLMRPERETVAAIMDIKFCNVVVEILIENYTKVFKTEPDLEVEYEPTPGPQQPTTSSQKMKYSPVTPAVTHAIIKSYYDGPMLSTSLHNVGAIPPNIPSHSIPIANSNRLSLTSSTSSALSESNLHNLNAYSKPSTHAASPNKSYYYSVDSSQNATNTSSSSSNESVCSVFSLENPQMQPSRAPQKTKRSIKMGVHYATSYRPQDTVAIFV from the exons ATGGTGATTGGATTACAGCCTTTAGAATTTTCTGACTGTATTACAGACAGCCCACATTTCCGTCAAAAACTTCATGATCATGAAAAAGAATTGCAGAAAACTAATCAGCAAATCAAGCGTTTAATAAAGGAACTAAAAGATTTGCTAAATGCTGCTAAAA ATCTGTCTCGAGCCCAGCGCATGGTGTCCAGTTCATTGCAGCAATTCGATTTCGAATGCATCGGTACAACGCAGACGGATGACGAGTTGGTGATAACTCGATCGTTAGCCGAATTCGGTCGCCTCATCTCATCCATCGAAGATGAAAGAGACAGAATg TTAGCCAGAGCCTACGACCAGTTCATAATCCCTTTGGAAAACTTCAGAAAAGAACACATTGGTGGCGTTAAG GAAGGAAAAAagaaatttgaaaaacagaCTACTAAATTTTGTCAGAGCCAAGAACGTTATTTAAATCTGTCAACTAAAAAACAAGATTCAGTACTTCAAGAG gCTGATGCAACTTTGGAAATGGAACAACGGCATTTTTGTCAAGCTAGTCTTGAGTATGTGTTTTTACTACAAGAAGTTCAAGAAAGAAAGAAATTTGAGTTTGTTGAAACc atgtTAGGTTTTATGTTCAGTTGGTTGACATTTTACCATCAAGGACATGAAGTCAATGAAGATTTTAAACCTTATATGCGTGAATTACAATTTAGAATACAAAAA ACTAGAGACAATTTTAACGAGACTCGTGACAAAACAGAATCTTTAATGAGAAAAATGCTGGAAATGAGACAGTCG AAATCTTTGGAAACTAACATCAATAATCAGAAAGTTACAAGAGAAGGATATCTATTTCTTCTAGaaagaa aacttcCAGGGTTTAAAAACACTGGACAAGCAACCAAAtggttacaaaataaatcattaggAG ATGCACTTAGTACAACTACATGGACTAAACACTATTGTATATATAGAAGAGAGACTAAAGAATTTGAAATGATTACTTTTAATCAAATGATTGGAAAATTT aatacttccgaaaaaatgataatttcatCATGTATTCGACGAATGTCTGATTCGATTGACAAACGATTTTGTTTCGATCTCACTAGTGatgatag GCCTGGAGTTATATATACTTTTCAAGCATTATCTGAAGAAGATCGTAAACTTTGGATGGATGTTATGGATGGCAAAGAACCA gAGTATGGTGTACCATCTGCACcaacattaaataatgataataatatatttctggaTGATGCTGGTTTCAATTTTGTGACTAAATGTATTCAAACAGTTGAATCGCGAG gtTTAGATGAACAAGGGTTGTACCGAGTTGGAGGTGTAAGTTCTAAAATAACTAAACTCTTAGCGATGGGTTTGGATCGTCGAAAAACAACTAATGGGCTAAACTCGCTAAGCTTTCTTGACGACTGTATTGAATGGGAAACTAAAACAATTACTAGTgctttaaagttatatttaagaAACTTGCCTGAACCGTTAATGACATTTAAGTATCATAATGCTTTTATATCAGCTGCCA AACAAGAAATAAGATTGAGGCGTATAAATGACGTACACATTCTTCTACACAAAATTCCTAAACAAAATTTCAATATGTTGGAACTGTTAGTCAAACACTTATGCAA TGTTGTGACTCATAGTGAACAGAATCTCATGACAGTTAGCAATATAGCTGTATGTTTCGGCCCAACACTCATGAGACCTGAACGTGAAACAGTTGCGGCTATAAtggatattaaattttgtaatgtaGTGGTTGAAATATTAATTGAGAACTATACAAAA GTTTTCAAAACTGAACCTGACCTAGAAGTAGAATATGAACCCACTCCAGGACCGCAACAGCCTACTACCTCAtcacaaaaaatgaaatattcgcCCGTTACCCCAGCTGTAACCCAT gcaattataaaatcatactaTGATGGACCAATGCTAAGTACTAGTTTGCATAATGTAGGTGCAATACCTCCTAATATTCCGtcacattcaatacccattgcAAATTCAAACagg TTGAGTCTCACATCGTCTACTTCAAGTGCACTATCAGAATCGAATCTCCATAATTTGAACGCATACAGTAAACCTTCGACGCATGCAGCAAGTCCCAATAAAAGTTATTACTATTCTGTGGACTCGTCACAGAATGCTACCAACACTAGTTCTAGTAGTTCAAACGAATCTGTTTGTTCGGTATTTTCGTTAGAAAATCCACAAATGCAACCGTCTAGGGCACCACAGAAAACCAAAAGGAGTATTAAAATGGGTGTACATTATGCAACAAGTTACAGGCCTCAAGATACTGT
- the LOC132916997 gene encoding rho GTPase-activating protein 26 isoform X1: MVIGLQPLEFSDCITDSPHFRQKLHDHEKELQKTNQQIKRLIKELKDLLNAAKNLSRAQRMVSSSLQQFDFECIGTTQTDDELVITRSLAEFGRLISSIEDERDRMLARAYDQFIIPLENFRKEHIGGVKEGKKKFEKQTTKFCQSQERYLNLSTKKQDSVLQEADATLEMEQRHFCQASLEYVFLLQEVQERKKFEFVETMLGFMFSWLTFYHQGHEVNEDFKPYMRELQFRIQKTRDNFNETRDKTESLMRKMLEMRQSKSLETNINNQKVTREGYLFLLERKLPGFKNTGQATKWLQNKSLGDALSTTTWTKHYCIYRRETKEFEMITFNQMIGKFNTSEKMIISSCIRRMSDSIDKRFCFDLTSDDRPGVIYTFQALSEEDRKLWMDVMDGKEPEYGVPSAPTLNNDNNIFLDDAGFNFVTKCIQTVESRGLDEQGLYRVGGVSSKITKLLAMGLDRRKTTNGLNSLSFLDDCIEWETKTITSALKLYLRNLPEPLMTFKYHNAFISAAKQEIRLRRINDVHILLHKIPKQNFNMLELLVKHLCNVVTHSEQNLMTVSNIAVCFGPTLMRPERETVAAIMDIKFCNVVVEILIENYTKVFKTEPDLEVEYEPTPGPQQPTTSSQKMKYSPVTPAVTHAIIKSYYDGPMLSTSLHNVGAIPPNIPSHSIPIANSNRLSLTSSTSSALSESNLHNLNAYSKPSTHAASPNKSYYYSVDSSQNATNTSSSSSNESVCSVFSLENPQMQPSRAPQKTKRSIKMGVHYATSYRPQDTVGSYLASLVGCRISPPSHLTLRRVRTLYACLGENDGELSFEPNQIITNVRSSCEPGWLEGTLNGKTGLVPENYVELLP, encoded by the exons ATGGTGATTGGATTACAGCCTTTAGAATTTTCTGACTGTATTACAGACAGCCCACATTTCCGTCAAAAACTTCATGATCATGAAAAAGAATTGCAGAAAACTAATCAGCAAATCAAGCGTTTAATAAAGGAACTAAAAGATTTGCTAAATGCTGCTAAAA ATCTGTCTCGAGCCCAGCGCATGGTGTCCAGTTCATTGCAGCAATTCGATTTCGAATGCATCGGTACAACGCAGACGGATGACGAGTTGGTGATAACTCGATCGTTAGCCGAATTCGGTCGCCTCATCTCATCCATCGAAGATGAAAGAGACAGAATg TTAGCCAGAGCCTACGACCAGTTCATAATCCCTTTGGAAAACTTCAGAAAAGAACACATTGGTGGCGTTAAG GAAGGAAAAAagaaatttgaaaaacagaCTACTAAATTTTGTCAGAGCCAAGAACGTTATTTAAATCTGTCAACTAAAAAACAAGATTCAGTACTTCAAGAG gCTGATGCAACTTTGGAAATGGAACAACGGCATTTTTGTCAAGCTAGTCTTGAGTATGTGTTTTTACTACAAGAAGTTCAAGAAAGAAAGAAATTTGAGTTTGTTGAAACc atgtTAGGTTTTATGTTCAGTTGGTTGACATTTTACCATCAAGGACATGAAGTCAATGAAGATTTTAAACCTTATATGCGTGAATTACAATTTAGAATACAAAAA ACTAGAGACAATTTTAACGAGACTCGTGACAAAACAGAATCTTTAATGAGAAAAATGCTGGAAATGAGACAGTCG AAATCTTTGGAAACTAACATCAATAATCAGAAAGTTACAAGAGAAGGATATCTATTTCTTCTAGaaagaa aacttcCAGGGTTTAAAAACACTGGACAAGCAACCAAAtggttacaaaataaatcattaggAG ATGCACTTAGTACAACTACATGGACTAAACACTATTGTATATATAGAAGAGAGACTAAAGAATTTGAAATGATTACTTTTAATCAAATGATTGGAAAATTT aatacttccgaaaaaatgataatttcatCATGTATTCGACGAATGTCTGATTCGATTGACAAACGATTTTGTTTCGATCTCACTAGTGatgatag GCCTGGAGTTATATATACTTTTCAAGCATTATCTGAAGAAGATCGTAAACTTTGGATGGATGTTATGGATGGCAAAGAACCA gAGTATGGTGTACCATCTGCACcaacattaaataatgataataatatatttctggaTGATGCTGGTTTCAATTTTGTGACTAAATGTATTCAAACAGTTGAATCGCGAG gtTTAGATGAACAAGGGTTGTACCGAGTTGGAGGTGTAAGTTCTAAAATAACTAAACTCTTAGCGATGGGTTTGGATCGTCGAAAAACAACTAATGGGCTAAACTCGCTAAGCTTTCTTGACGACTGTATTGAATGGGAAACTAAAACAATTACTAGTgctttaaagttatatttaagaAACTTGCCTGAACCGTTAATGACATTTAAGTATCATAATGCTTTTATATCAGCTGCCA AACAAGAAATAAGATTGAGGCGTATAAATGACGTACACATTCTTCTACACAAAATTCCTAAACAAAATTTCAATATGTTGGAACTGTTAGTCAAACACTTATGCAA TGTTGTGACTCATAGTGAACAGAATCTCATGACAGTTAGCAATATAGCTGTATGTTTCGGCCCAACACTCATGAGACCTGAACGTGAAACAGTTGCGGCTATAAtggatattaaattttgtaatgtaGTGGTTGAAATATTAATTGAGAACTATACAAAA GTTTTCAAAACTGAACCTGACCTAGAAGTAGAATATGAACCCACTCCAGGACCGCAACAGCCTACTACCTCAtcacaaaaaatgaaatattcgcCCGTTACCCCAGCTGTAACCCAT gcaattataaaatcatactaTGATGGACCAATGCTAAGTACTAGTTTGCATAATGTAGGTGCAATACCTCCTAATATTCCGtcacattcaatacccattgcAAATTCAAACagg TTGAGTCTCACATCGTCTACTTCAAGTGCACTATCAGAATCGAATCTCCATAATTTGAACGCATACAGTAAACCTTCGACGCATGCAGCAAGTCCCAATAAAAGTTATTACTATTCTGTGGACTCGTCACAGAATGCTACCAACACTAGTTCTAGTAGTTCAAACGAATCTGTTTGTTCGGTATTTTCGTTAGAAAATCCACAAATGCAACCGTCTAGGGCACCACAGAAAACCAAAAGGAGTATTAAAATGGGTGTACATTATGCAACAAGTTACAGGCCTCAAGATACTGT TGGCTCATACCTGGCGTCATTAGTTGGTTGTCGTATTAGTCCTCCGTCACACTTAACATTAAG
- the LOC132917000 gene encoding protein YIPF1, with translation MDFRTLENENLPPLSNTPTEVPLPKYPIWTVEYFQKYFDVTSEDVLERIKGALIPTYGVNYLQRYIRAKPDVYGPFWICLTLVFSIAISGNVANYIQVAADHDYHWKYNFHAVSSAATAIFLYAWLLPLMLWAFVKYKEPQFNLSYLELLCLYGYSLSIFVPISILWVIQINWLQWLLVAAGTLVSGYVIVFSIMPSLGQKPFAFIFLITILHLFMGTGFMLYFFHVPPIQRS, from the exons ATGGATTTTCGTACATTAGAAAACGAAAATCTGCCGCCTCTGTCGAATACACCTACTGAAGTACCATTGCCCAAATACCCAATCTGGACCGTTGAgtattttcaaaagtattttgATGTCACTTCGGAAGATGTACTAGAACGTATTAAAGGAGCATTGATCCCTACTTATGGAGTCAACTACTTACAACGCTACATCAGAGCAAAACCAGATGTATATGGTCCGTTTTGGATATGTTTGACTCTGGTGTTTTCTATAGCCATCAGTGGGAATGTTGCAAATTACATACAAGTAGCTGCTGATCACGACTATCATTGGAAGTATAATTTCCACGCTGTATCCTCAGCAGCCAcagcaatatttttatatgcttGGTTATTACCACTAATGCTATGGGCTTTTGTCAAATACAAAGAACCACAG tttaatCTAAGCTACTTGGAACTGCTGTGTTTGTACGGATACTCGCTATCAATATTCGTGCCAATTTCAATTCTGTGGGTAATTCAAATCAATTGGTTGCAGTGGCTTTTGGTCGCAGCTGGCACACTAGTGTCAGGTTAtgtaattgtattttcaatCATGCCTTCATTAGGACAGAAACCATTTGCATTTATATTCTTGATAACTATTTTACACTTGTTTATGGGAACAGGattcatgttatatttttttcatgtccCACCAATACAGAGGTcttga
- the LOC132917002 gene encoding uncharacterized protein LOC132917002: MGACCSWCKEEDAYAAVDQERTHLLIDPDCNNTSVQRGGIPEDYHYGSLPKESEEQAGLNRILEEISSNVIDVGQLHNCIDQQEVIERQNLYCAKLQIVPLSSVANTIVSLRQMPVCLLKDVPGPEKVLSRNIGLPENYRHIMVCVNDIQRHLSMMSVEHKGDLVVPF; this comes from the exons ATGGGAGCGTGCTGTAGTTGGTGCAAGGAAGAGGATGCGTACGCT gcTGTCGATCAAGAACGAACTCATTTGCTGATTGATCCAGATTGTAACAATACAAGCGTTCAACGTGGTGGTATACCGGAAGACTATCATTATGGATCGCTACCCAAAGAATCTGAAGAACAAGCTGGATTAAATCGCATATTAGAAGAGATATCATC aaatgtcATTGATGTTGGCCAATTACACAATTGTATTGACCAACAAGAGGTGATAGAACGTCAAAACCTTTATTGTGCTAAACTGCAAATTGTACCCCTTTCATCTGTAGCTAATACTATTGTTAGTTTAAGACAAATGCCTGTGTGCCTACTGAAAGATGTTCCTGGTCCAGAGAAGGTATTGTCAAGAAATATAGGACTACCAGAAAACTATCGCCACATAATGGTCTGTGTAAATGATATACAAAGACACTTATCTATGATGAGTGTGGAACACAAGGGTGATTTAGTTGTTCCATTTTGA
- the LOC132917001 gene encoding ADP-ribosylation factor-related protein 1-like, with product MYTLLHGFYKYLTQKDEFWVLILGLDNAGKTTYLECSKTKFKKNYKGINPSKITTTVGLNIGNIDINRVSLNFWDLGGQSELQSLWDKYYAECHAIIYIVDSSDRERMDESKKTFEKMICNENLGGIPLLILANKQDIPDCMGVREVKPIFNQNAHLIGRRDFMVMPISALTGDGIDEGMQWLVQSIQRNIEVRPPKNAEDY from the exons ATGTATACGTTGCTTCACGGATTCTACAAGTATTTGACGCAGAAAGATGAATTTTGGGTTCTCATACTCGGTTTGGACAATGCTGGTAAAACG aCATATTTAGAATGTTCAAAAACGAAATTCAAGAAAAACTACAAGGGTATCAACCCTAGTAAAATCACAACTACTGTGGGCTTGAACATTGGTAACATCGACATAAACAGAGTGAGCTTGAACTTCTGGGATTTAGGTGGTCAGTCAGAACTACAGTCGCTTTGGGACAAA tattatgctGAATGCcatgcaattatatatattgtggaTTCATCTGACCGAGAGCGCATGGATGAATCAAAGAAAACATTTg aaaagaTGATATGCAACGAAAACTTAGGGGGCATACCACTTTTAATATTAGCAAACAAACAAGATATACCTGACTGTATGGGTGTCCGAGaagtaaaaccaatttttaatcaGAATGCTCATTTGATTGGAAGAAGAGATTTTATGGTTATGCCAATATCTGCATTGACtgg CGATGGTATTGATGAAGGAATGCAGTGGTTAGTACAATCAATTCAAAGAAATATAGAAGTTCGGCCTCCAAAGAATGCTGAAGATTATTAA
- the LOC132916997 gene encoding rho GTPase-activating protein 26 isoform X2 has product MVIGLQPLEFSDCITDSPHFRQKLHDHEKELQKTNQQIKRLIKELKDLLNAAKNLSRAQRMVSSSLQQFDFECIGTTQTDDELVITRSLAEFGRLISSIEDERDRMLARAYDQFIIPLENFRKEHIGGVKEGKKKFEKQTTKFCQSQERYLNLSTKKQDSVLQEADATLEMEQRHFCQASLEYVFLLQEVQERKKFEFVETMLGFMFSWLTFYHQGHEVNEDFKPYMRELQFRIQKTRDNFNETRDKTESLMRKMLEMRQSKSLETNINNQKVTREGYLFLLERKLPGFKNTGQATKWLQNKSLGDALSTTTWTKHYCIYRRETKEFEMITFNQMIGKFNTSEKMIISSCIRRMSDSIDKRFCFDLTSDDRPGVIYTFQALSEEDRKLWMDVMDGKEPEYGVPSAPTLNNDNNIFLDDAGFNFVTKCIQTVESRGLDEQGLYRVGGVSSKITKLLAMGLDRRKTTNGLNSLSFLDDCIEWETKTITSALKLYLRNLPEPLMTFKYHNAFISAAKQEIRLRRINDVHILLHKIPKQNFNMLELLVKHLCNVVTHSEQNLMTVSNIAVCFGPTLMRPERETVAAIMDIKFCNVVVEILIENYTKVFKTEPDLEVEYEPTPGPQQPTTSSQKMKYSPVTPAVTHAIIKSYYDGPMLSTSLHNVGAIPPNIPSHSIPIANSNRLSLTSSTSSALSESNLHNLNAYSKPSTHAASPNKSYYYSVDSSQNATNTSSSSSNESVCSVFSLENPQMQPSRAPQKTKRSIKMGVHYATSYRPQDTVRVRTLYACLGENDGELSFEPNQIITNVRSSCEPGWLEGTLNGKTGLVPENYVELLP; this is encoded by the exons ATGGTGATTGGATTACAGCCTTTAGAATTTTCTGACTGTATTACAGACAGCCCACATTTCCGTCAAAAACTTCATGATCATGAAAAAGAATTGCAGAAAACTAATCAGCAAATCAAGCGTTTAATAAAGGAACTAAAAGATTTGCTAAATGCTGCTAAAA ATCTGTCTCGAGCCCAGCGCATGGTGTCCAGTTCATTGCAGCAATTCGATTTCGAATGCATCGGTACAACGCAGACGGATGACGAGTTGGTGATAACTCGATCGTTAGCCGAATTCGGTCGCCTCATCTCATCCATCGAAGATGAAAGAGACAGAATg TTAGCCAGAGCCTACGACCAGTTCATAATCCCTTTGGAAAACTTCAGAAAAGAACACATTGGTGGCGTTAAG GAAGGAAAAAagaaatttgaaaaacagaCTACTAAATTTTGTCAGAGCCAAGAACGTTATTTAAATCTGTCAACTAAAAAACAAGATTCAGTACTTCAAGAG gCTGATGCAACTTTGGAAATGGAACAACGGCATTTTTGTCAAGCTAGTCTTGAGTATGTGTTTTTACTACAAGAAGTTCAAGAAAGAAAGAAATTTGAGTTTGTTGAAACc atgtTAGGTTTTATGTTCAGTTGGTTGACATTTTACCATCAAGGACATGAAGTCAATGAAGATTTTAAACCTTATATGCGTGAATTACAATTTAGAATACAAAAA ACTAGAGACAATTTTAACGAGACTCGTGACAAAACAGAATCTTTAATGAGAAAAATGCTGGAAATGAGACAGTCG AAATCTTTGGAAACTAACATCAATAATCAGAAAGTTACAAGAGAAGGATATCTATTTCTTCTAGaaagaa aacttcCAGGGTTTAAAAACACTGGACAAGCAACCAAAtggttacaaaataaatcattaggAG ATGCACTTAGTACAACTACATGGACTAAACACTATTGTATATATAGAAGAGAGACTAAAGAATTTGAAATGATTACTTTTAATCAAATGATTGGAAAATTT aatacttccgaaaaaatgataatttcatCATGTATTCGACGAATGTCTGATTCGATTGACAAACGATTTTGTTTCGATCTCACTAGTGatgatag GCCTGGAGTTATATATACTTTTCAAGCATTATCTGAAGAAGATCGTAAACTTTGGATGGATGTTATGGATGGCAAAGAACCA gAGTATGGTGTACCATCTGCACcaacattaaataatgataataatatatttctggaTGATGCTGGTTTCAATTTTGTGACTAAATGTATTCAAACAGTTGAATCGCGAG gtTTAGATGAACAAGGGTTGTACCGAGTTGGAGGTGTAAGTTCTAAAATAACTAAACTCTTAGCGATGGGTTTGGATCGTCGAAAAACAACTAATGGGCTAAACTCGCTAAGCTTTCTTGACGACTGTATTGAATGGGAAACTAAAACAATTACTAGTgctttaaagttatatttaagaAACTTGCCTGAACCGTTAATGACATTTAAGTATCATAATGCTTTTATATCAGCTGCCA AACAAGAAATAAGATTGAGGCGTATAAATGACGTACACATTCTTCTACACAAAATTCCTAAACAAAATTTCAATATGTTGGAACTGTTAGTCAAACACTTATGCAA TGTTGTGACTCATAGTGAACAGAATCTCATGACAGTTAGCAATATAGCTGTATGTTTCGGCCCAACACTCATGAGACCTGAACGTGAAACAGTTGCGGCTATAAtggatattaaattttgtaatgtaGTGGTTGAAATATTAATTGAGAACTATACAAAA GTTTTCAAAACTGAACCTGACCTAGAAGTAGAATATGAACCCACTCCAGGACCGCAACAGCCTACTACCTCAtcacaaaaaatgaaatattcgcCCGTTACCCCAGCTGTAACCCAT gcaattataaaatcatactaTGATGGACCAATGCTAAGTACTAGTTTGCATAATGTAGGTGCAATACCTCCTAATATTCCGtcacattcaatacccattgcAAATTCAAACagg TTGAGTCTCACATCGTCTACTTCAAGTGCACTATCAGAATCGAATCTCCATAATTTGAACGCATACAGTAAACCTTCGACGCATGCAGCAAGTCCCAATAAAAGTTATTACTATTCTGTGGACTCGTCACAGAATGCTACCAACACTAGTTCTAGTAGTTCAAACGAATCTGTTTGTTCGGTATTTTCGTTAGAAAATCCACAAATGCAACCGTCTAGGGCACCACAGAAAACCAAAAGGAGTATTAAAATGGGTGTACATTATGCAACAAGTTACAGGCCTCAAGATACTGT